Below is a window of Demequina muriae DNA.
CGCTGCGCTCGATCCTGCGTGCCGACCCCGACGTGGTCCTGGTGGGAGAGATCCGCGACCACGAGACCGCGCAGATCGCCATCGAGGCGGCGCTCACGGGTCACCTCGTGCTGTCGACCCTGCACACCAACGACGCGCCCTCCGCGCTCACGCGGCTCATCGAGATGGATATCGAGCCGTTCCTCGTGGGCTCGGCGATCGACTGCGTCGTGGCCCAGCGGCTTGCGCGCCGGCTGTGCCACAACTGCGCGGTCGAGTACCAGATGGACGAGGCCGAGATTCCGACGAGCGTCGAGTGGGTTCCTGGCACTCCGGCGCCGGTCGTGTACCGACCCGAGGGCTGCCAGCGCTGCTCGAACACGGGGTACCGCGGTCGAGTCGCCCTGCACGAGGTGATGGTGGTCGACGAGGACATCGAGCGGCTCGCAGTCGCGCGGGCATCGTCCGCCGAGATCACCCGCATGGCGCGCTCCCACGGCATGGAGAGCCTGCTGATGGACGGATGGGCGAAGGTGCTCGAGGGCACCACGTCGGTGGAGGAGCTGCTGCGTGTCGTCAAGTAGTCCTGGTCGTCACAGTGACCGATGCAGGCTTGAGTTCGTGGGTCGAAGCGCCGATACCGGTGGCACGACCGAAAGCCGGCGCACCTGCGCTCGGCGTGAGGGGAAGCAAAGATGACGTCGTTCATGCCTGAGGAGACGCCTCCGCAGCGTCCGCAGCAGCCGGCTACGCCGCCGGCGAGCCCGCCGCAGGCGGGACCGGGAGCGCCGAGCACTCCCTCGTATGCGCAGTCGGCCCAGGCCGCGCCGTCGGCTCCTGCTCCCAACCTCGCGCCACAGGCCAGGCCGGCGTACTCGCCGCAGGGCCAGGCACCACAGGGTCAGCCTCCGCGCCCGCCGGTGGTGCCGCAGGATCACTTCCAGCAGGCGCAGCCCAGCGCGCAGACCCCGCCGCCGCTGGCGCCCGCGCAGCGTCCGACCTCAGGACAGATGCCCGTCTCGGGCGGCGTTCCGCTGCAGCAGGGCCAGCCTGCGCCCCAGCGCACACCCATGACGGCGGGCCAGCCGCCTGCGCAGCAGCAACGGCCGGGAATGGCTCCCGGCGCTGCGGGCCAGGCTCCGCCGCGTGCTCCGCAGCAGCGTGCAGGTCAGCCTGCGGGCTCGTCGCGCATCGGCATGAGCCAGGAGGCGCACGACGACGACCTCGACATCGCCGAAGCCCTGCGTGGCATGCTCAAGCTCGGTGCGTCCGACCTTCACGTCACCACGGGCGCGCAGCCGATGGTGCGGGTGGACGGCTCCCTCACGCCCCTCGAGGGGTTCCCCAAGCTCACCAAGGACAGCCTGCAGCGCACGCTGTACCAGATTCTGACGCAGGCACAGCGGGAGAAGTTCGAAGAGGAGCTCGAGCTCGACTTCTCCTACGCGCTCGTCGGCGAGGCGCGCTTCCGTGTGAATCTGTACCGCCAGCGCGAGTCCGTCGGCGCCGCGTTCCGCGTGATTCCCTACGAGATCAAGCCGCTCGAGGCGCTGGGCATCCCGCAGGCGGTCTCGAACTTCGCGAACCTCTCACGCGGACTGGTGCTGGTGACGGGACCCACGGGATCCGGCAAGTCCACCACGCTGGCATCGCTCGTCGACCTCGCCAACCGCTCGCGCAGCGGCCACATCATGACGGTCGAGGACCCCATCGAGTTCCTCCATCGCCACAAGCGCAGCCTGGTGAACCAGCGCGAGGTCGGCTCGGACACCAAGTCCTTCCAGCGGGCGCTCAAGCATGTGCTGCGCCAGGACCCGGACATCATCCTGATCGGCGAGCTCCGCGACCTGGAGACCATCCAGGTGGCGCTCACGGCGGCCGAGACCGGTCACCTGGTGTTCGCGACGCTGCACACCCAGGATGCGGCGCAGACCATCGACCGCGTGATCGATGTGTTCCCCTCCGAGCAGCAGGGCCAGGTGCGCACGCAGCTCGCGACGGCGATCCAGGGCGTGCTGTGCCAGGCGCTGCTGCCTCGCGCGGGCACGCCCGGTCGGGCCGTCGCCGTCGAGGTGCTCGTCGCCACCCCGGCGATCCGCAACCTCATCCGCGAGGGCAAGACGCATCAGATCCACACCGCGATGCAGGCCGGCGCCTCGCTGGGCATGCAGGCCATGGACCAGCACCTCGCCCAGTTGGTGAAGGACGGCACCGTCGAGTACGACGACGCCGTGGAGATGTGCCATTCCTTCGAAGAATTCAACCGGCTCTGCGGGCGCGCCAGCCCCGAGCGACACTAGGGGAGCGCAGCGATGGCCACCGCGACCAAGCAGTTCGAGTTCACCGCCCGTGACCTGCAGGGCAAGGAGCACAAGGCAACGATGGAGGCGCCCTCCAGCGCCGCTGTCGCGAGCCGTCTGCGAGAGAAGGGCCTGACGCCGCTGTCGGTCACGGAATCGGGCGGCAAGGGTCTGAATTCGGAGATCTCCATCCCCGGACTCGGGGAGAAGATCACCCTCAAGGACATCGCGATCCTGTCGCGCCAGCTCGCGACCATGATCTCCGCAGGATTGTCGCTGCTGAGGTCACTGACGATCCTGGCGGAGCAGACGGAGAGCAAGCCGCTCCAGAAGGTGGTGGCGGAGGTCCGCGGGGACGTCGAGACCGGACAGTCGTTCTCGAAGTCGCTGAGCCGCCACCCCCAGACCTTCCCACCCATCATGATCAACATGGTCAAGGCTGGCGAGGTGGGCGGATTCCTCGACGAGGTGCTGGTGTCCATCGCCCAGAACTTCGAGAACGAGGTCAAGCTGCGCGGCAAGATCAAGTCCGCGATGACGTACCCCGTGGTGGTGTTCTTCATCGCCATTCTGGCCACCGCTGCGATGCTGATCTTCATCGTGCCGGTGTTCGCGGACATGTTCGACAACCTGGGTGGCGACCTCCCGTTTGCGACGCAGATCTTGGTCTACATGTCCAACATTCTCAAGGTCGGAGCGGTGCCCCTGGTGATCGGCATCATCGCGCTCTCGGTGTGGTGGGGGAAGAACAAGCACAAGGAGAACATCCGCCGCAAGTACCAGCCGCTGTTCTTGAAGG
It encodes the following:
- a CDS encoding type IV pilus twitching motility protein PilT, which translates into the protein MTSFMPEETPPQRPQQPATPPASPPQAGPGAPSTPSYAQSAQAAPSAPAPNLAPQARPAYSPQGQAPQGQPPRPPVVPQDHFQQAQPSAQTPPPLAPAQRPTSGQMPVSGGVPLQQGQPAPQRTPMTAGQPPAQQQRPGMAPGAAGQAPPRAPQQRAGQPAGSSRIGMSQEAHDDDLDIAEALRGMLKLGASDLHVTTGAQPMVRVDGSLTPLEGFPKLTKDSLQRTLYQILTQAQREKFEEELELDFSYALVGEARFRVNLYRQRESVGAAFRVIPYEIKPLEALGIPQAVSNFANLSRGLVLVTGPTGSGKSTTLASLVDLANRSRSGHIMTVEDPIEFLHRHKRSLVNQREVGSDTKSFQRALKHVLRQDPDIILIGELRDLETIQVALTAAETGHLVFATLHTQDAAQTIDRVIDVFPSEQQGQVRTQLATAIQGVLCQALLPRAGTPGRAVAVEVLVATPAIRNLIREGKTHQIHTAMQAGASLGMQAMDQHLAQLVKDGTVEYDDAVEMCHSFEEFNRLCGRASPERH
- a CDS encoding type II secretion system F family protein — translated: MATATKQFEFTARDLQGKEHKATMEAPSSAAVASRLREKGLTPLSVTESGGKGLNSEISIPGLGEKITLKDIAILSRQLATMISAGLSLLRSLTILAEQTESKPLQKVVAEVRGDVETGQSFSKSLSRHPQTFPPIMINMVKAGEVGGFLDEVLVSIAQNFENEVKLRGKIKSAMTYPVVVFFIAILATAAMLIFIVPVFADMFDNLGGDLPFATQILVYMSNILKVGAVPLVIGIIALSVWWGKNKHKENIRRKYQPLFLKAPVFGSLVQKIAVARFSRNFGSMIRSGVPILQALDIVGQASGNIVIEDATRAVGQSVRKGESLARPLAQHPVFPPMVVQMIAVGEDTGALDEMLDKIADFYDQEVESTTEQLTSLIEPIMIAVLGGMIGGMVIALYMPIFKVFDLIG